A single region of the Fusarium fujikuroi IMI 58289 draft genome, chromosome FFUJ_chr05 genome encodes:
- a CDS encoding alcohol dehydrogenase 1 family protein: MGDATAEEPYHRVATVVRSNEGFQFKINSVPIPKLQPWEVLVKLSATGVCGTDMALAGGYLGPCREVLGHEGVGRVVQVGSGVDPDSVKIGDRVGIAWVRDVCGRCNCCREPGGEVHCLEQQNSGRKWDGTFAEHCIVPSRYVLTIPESKELPDELVAPTLCGGVTAYKALKACGATPGEWVAIVGAGGGVGGLGIQYAKAMGFRVAAVDIGPAKESCIKMGADVYFDGASPDTPAELRKLTPNEAGAKAVIVTAGSGRAYQSALDLVAVFGTLVCVGIPPPDQAMSLHPLILIDRGINLLGTLVGTRTETLEALEFVRRGVVEPVVESVSFDQLDDLVNQFSKTSGKLVIQFPS; the protein is encoded by the exons ATGGGAGACGCGACAGCTGAGGAGCCCTACCATCGGGTCGCTACCGTGGTA CGCTCAAATGAAGGCTTCCAGTTCAAGATCAACTCAGTTCCAATCCCCAAACTTCAACCATGGGAAGTGCTAGTTAAGCTCTCCGCTACTGGTGTCTGCGGCACTGATATGGCCCTTGCAGGTGGCTACCTCGGACCATGCCGTGAGGTTCTTGGCCATGAGGGCGTGGGCCGCGTTGTACAAGTTGGCTCTGGAGTAGACCCCGACTCTGTCAAGATTGGCGATCGAGTTGGTATTGCTTGGGTCAGGGACGTCTGTGGTCGATGCAATTGTTGTCGTGAACCCGGTGGTGAGGTCCATTGTCTGGAGCAGCAGAATTCAGGACGGAAGTGGGATGGAACCTTTGCAGAACACTGCATTGTACCAAGTCGCTATGTGCTGACTATTCCTGAGTCGAAGGAGCTGCCAGATGAACTGGTTGCGCCGACATTGTGTGGTGGCGTTACTGCGTATAAAGCACTCAAGGCTTGTGGGGCGACACCAGGAGAATGGGTTGCTATTGTCGGAGCTGGCGGCGGTGTTGGGGGTTTGGGGATTCAGTATGCAAAAGCCATGGGATTCCGCGTTGCGGCTGTTGATATCGGGCCTGCAAAAGAGTCATGTATCAAGATGGGAGCCGACGTATACTTTGACGGAGCATCGCCTGATACACCAGCCGAACTCAGGAAGCTTACCCCTAATGAAGCTGGAGCCAAGGCCGTCATCGTCACTGCAGGATCAGGTCGTGCGTATCAGAGcgcccttgatcttgttgcaGTGTTTGGCACTTTGGTCTGTGTTGGCATTCCTCCACCAGACCAAGCGATGAGTCTTCACCCGCTGATTCTCATTGACCGTGGCATCAATCTGCTAGGAACGTTAGTGGGAACACGAACTGAAACACTCGAAGCTCTGGAGTTCGTGCGAAGAGGCGTGGTTGAACCTGTCGTGGAGTCGGTGAGTTTTGATCAGCTCGACGATTTGGTCAATCAGTTCTCAAAGACATCTGGAAAATTGGTCATACAATTTCCATCCTAG
- a CDS encoding probable acyl-CoA dehydrogenase has product MSRAVHQVPFADPPWLRGAPSPYFNASHRRFQAACREFVDENLNKNALDWETAEEVPSNLFEVFAKGNFTLPSLPAPLPVEWLRKLGITHMPGQVPVEEWDSLHTMIYADEMSRSGLAGPPGSITTGVAFGIPPLLHYAEPQLQERFLPDLLLGRKRICIAITEPDAGSDVANITTTATLSGNEYIINGTKKWITNGMMADYASMAVRTGEETSGGKGISLMLVPLKDYPGVTRRRLKVAGQIVAGTSFIELDDVRVPRENLIGRENEGMKYIMHNFNHERMFISVGVTRQARVALSSAFAYCLQRKAFNKTLMEQPVVRHRLAKCGAILEAQWSWVESFAYQLSKMPKETADQELGGLTALCKANAGIVLDECARCAVLLFGGNGYTRTGKGEIAEKIYREVPGARIPGGSEDVLLDLAVRQLTKQFRAQLAKETTQAKI; this is encoded by the exons ATGTCGCGTGCCGTTCACCAAGTCCCCTTCGCAGACCCCCCTTGGCTAAGAGGCGCCCCGTCGCCGTATTTCAACGCGTCGCATCGCAGATTCCAGGCTGCTTGTCGCGAATTCGTCGATGAGAACCTCAACAAGAATGCTCTCGACTGGGAAACAGCAGAGGAGGTGCCATCTAACTTATTTGAGGTCTTTGCAAAGGGTAACTTTACCCTGCCGTCTTTACCAGCGCCTTTACCTGTAGAATGGCTCCGAAAGCTGGGCATAACTCACATGCCCGGCCAGGTACCTGTGGAGGAATGGGACAGTTTGCACACGATGATATATGCAGATGAG ATGAGCCGCTCCGGCCTTGCTGGACCACCAGGCTCCATCACCACTGGCGTTGCTTTTGGTATCCCCCCTCTGTTGCATTATGCAGAGCCTCAGCTCCAAGAAAGGTTTCTCCCAGATCTCTTACTCGGGCGAAAGAGAATCTGTATCGCTATTACGGAGCCAGA TGCTGGCTCTGACGTCGCAAACATCACCACGACGGCTACTCTGAGTGGCAACGAGTATATCATCAACGGGACCAAAAAATGGATTACCAATGGAATGATGGCAGACTATGCTAGCATGGCAGTCCGAACTGGCGAGGAAACCTCTGGAGGcaaaggcatttctttaatgTTAGTCCCGCTCAAGGACTATCCTGGCGTGACAAGGAGACGACTCAAAGTTGCGGGACAGATTGTGGCTGGAACTTCCTTTATCGAACTTGATGATGTGAGAGTCCCACGGGAAAACTTGATCGGACGTGAGAACGAGGGCATGAAGTATATCATGCATAACTTTAACCACGAGCGTATGTTCATCTCTGTTGGTGTCACCCGTCAGGCTAGAGTTGCCCTGAGCAGCGCCTTCGCATACTGCCTTCAGCGCAAGGCATTCAATAAG ACTCTCATGGAACAACCCGTGGTACGTCACCGACTGGCTAAATGTGGTGCAATCCTGGAAGCGCAATGGTCCTGGGTAGAATCATTTGCATACCAGCTCTCCAAGATGCCCAAGGAAACAGCAGACCAAGAACTCGGCGGTCTTACGGCTCTGTGTAAGGCCAATGCTGGCATTGTTCTTGACGAGTGTGCAAGATGCGCTGTTCTGTTGTTCGGCGGCAACGGTTATACGCGTACGGGCAAGGGAGAGATTGCTGAGA AGATTTATCGAGAAGTTCCTGGGGCCAGGATTCCTGGTGGAAGCGAGGATGTTCTGTTGGACTTGGCGGTTAGGCAACTGACCAAGCAATTCCGTGCACAACTGGCCAAGGAGACAACCCAGGCTAAGATTTAA
- a CDS encoding related to 4-cresol dehydrogenase flavoprotein subunit: MTTVNPLVLPPGIAPSVFHQFISEVTEVTTAENVIIISNPGQLDKQDYRDPSKMHDMFDITSKQHFVSSAVVTPRDVAEVQAIVKLCNKFEIPLWPFSIGRNVGYGGAAPRVPGSIGLDLGKHMNKILKVDVDGAYALVEPGVTYTDLHQYLVDNNLRDKLWIDVPDLGGGSVLGNTTERGVGYTPYGDHFMMHCGMEVVLPYGTLVRTGMGALPNPDADPNAPPHEQEPNSAWQLFNYGFGPYNDGIFTQSSLGIVVKMGIWLMVNPGGYQSYLITIPKDEDLHQAIEIIRPLRTSMVLQNVPTVRHVLLDAAVMGSRDKYTTSKKPLNDKELDEIAEKLNLGRWNFYGALYGPEPIRKVMWEVVKGAFSAIPGAKFYFPEDMPDNLVLQTRHLTLQGIPTMTELEWVNWLPNGAHLFFSPIAKVTGDDAVAQYALTRKRCEEAGFDFIGTFVVGMREMHHIVCLVFDRLDPESCRRAHNLIIQLIDDAAKKGWGEYRTHLALMDQIAQTYHFNNNAQMHLNTTIKNALDPKGILAPGKNGIWPSGYNAKDFAVSPQRSTKL, from the exons ATGACTACTGTTAACCCTCTTGTTCTGCCGCCTGGCATCGCACCATCTGTTTTCCATCAATTCATATCAGAAGTCACTGAAGTTACGACCGCTGAAAATGTTATCATCATATCCAACCCTGGCCAGTTGGACAAGCAGGACTACCGCGACCCCAGCAAGATGCACGACATGTTTGACATAACCTCGAAGCAGCATTTTGTCTCCTCAGCTGTCGTCACTCCCCGCGACGTAGCCGAGGTCCAAGCCATCGTCAAGCTGTGCAACAAGTTTGAGATTCCCCTTTGGCCATTCTCCATTGGCCGAAATGTTGGGTATGGTGGTGCTGCTCCCCGTGTCCCAGGATCGattggtcttgatcttgggaaGCATATGAATAAGATCTTgaaggttgatgttgacggCGCTTATGCTCTGGTCGAACCTGGAGTTACATATACAGATCTTCATCAGTACTTGGTAGACAACAATCTTCGTGACAAGCTGTGGATTGATGTTCCTGATCTTGGCGGCGGATCCGTGCTTGGAAACACTACAGAGAGGGGAGTTGGCTATACTCCTTATG GTGATCACTTTATGATGCACTGCGGCATGGAAG TCGTACTTCCCTATGGCACACTGGTCCGTACGGGAATGGGTGCTTTACCAAACCCAGACGCGGATCCAAACGCCCCTCCACACGAGCAAGAGCCCAACTCAGCGTGGCAACTGTTCAATTACGGCTTCGGTCCTTATAACGACGGCATCTTTACTCAATCGTCTCTTGGCATTGTTGTCAAGATGGGCATCTGGCTTATGGTGAACCCTGGTGGATATCAGTCATACTTGATCACTATTCCCAAAGATGAGGATCTTCATCAGGCCATTGAGATCATTCGACCACTTCGGACTTCAATGGTGCTGCAAAATGTTCCCACTGTTAGACATGTACTTTTGGATGCAGCGGTCATG GGATCTCGAGATAAGTACACGACGTCGAAAAAGCCACTCAACGACAAGGAACTCGATGAGATCGCAGAGAAACTCAACCTAGGCCGTTGGAACTTCTACGGAGCGCTTTATGGCCCTGAACCCATACGCAAGGTTATGTGGGAAGTCGTCAAGGGTGCATTCTCAGCCATCCCTGGGGCCAAGTTCTACTTCCCGGAGGATATGCCAGACAATCTTGTTTTGCAGACTCGACATCTTACCTTGCAGGGCATTCCTACCATGACTGAGCTTGAATGGGT CAACTGGCTGCCCAATGGGGCCCACCTGTTCTTCTCCCCCATCGCCAAAGTCACGGGTGACGACGCGGTCGCTCAGTATGCCTTGACCCGCAAGCGCTGCGAAGAAGCAGGGTTCGACTTCATTGGAACATTTGTCGTCGGAATGAGGGAGATGCATCATATAGtgtgtcttgtctttgaccGTCTCGATCCAGAGTCGTGCCGTCGAGCGCACAATCTCATTATTCAGTTGATCGACGAcgcagccaagaagggcTGGGGAGAGTATCGCACTCATTTGGCATTGATGGATCAGATTGCGCAGACTTACCACTTCAACAATAATGCGCAGATGCATCTCAATACGACAATTAAGAATGCATTGGATCCCAAGGGAATTCTGGCGCCCGGTAAGAATGGGATATGGCCAAGCGGCTATAACGCAAAGGACTTTGCCGTAAGTCCGCAGCGCTCTACAAAGCTATAG
- a CDS encoding related to C-4 methyl sterol oxidase: MPQLWANVVATYDPFTIEFVGSCLVQILFWWIPSAVFVLLDRVAPSFAARHKIQPPPKQPKASEILDSVVISLRNQLIVIGLQLSLAFLATQRNMPPTFQVTASLPSATSFVSDFAICLVAREVLFYYSHRLFHIPYLYRRVHKIHHKFTAPVAFASQYAHPVEHIVANTIPIVLPPILLRTHILTMWAFVAWQLIETATVHSGFDFFGGAAYRHDRHHERFDVHFGGMPWLDWLHSTDERKRLEKKNK; encoded by the coding sequence ATGCCTCAACTCTGGGCCAACGTAGTCGCTACATATGATCCCTTTACCATCGAGTTCGTGGGCAGCTGTCTCGTTCAAATCCTTTTCTGGTGGATTCCGTCAGCCGTTTTCGTTCTCCTTGATCGTGTTGCCCCAAGCTTTGCTGCGAGACACAAGATACAACCCCCACCAAAACAGCCCAAAGCCTCTGAGATATTGGATTCTGTCGTGATATCTTTGAGGAATCAGCTCATAGTCATTGGACTGCAATTGTCCCTAGCGTTTCTGGCAACACAGCGGAATATGCCACCAACATTCCAGGTCACAGCCTCACTACCATCTGCAACAAGCTTCGTAAGCGACTTTGCCATCTGCTTAGTTGCTCGAGAGGTCCTTTTCTACTATTCCCATCGACTGTTCCACATACCATACCTCTATCGTCGCGTCCACAAAATCCACCACAAGTTCACAGCACCAGTCGCCTTCGCCTCGCAGTATGCCCATCCCGTCGAGCATATTGTAGCCAACACGATCCCTATAGTCCTTCCGCCAATACTGCTCAGAACTCACATCTTGACCATGTGGGCGTTTGTAGCTTGGCAGCTTATTGAGACTGCGACTGTTCACAGCGGCTTCGACTTCTTTGGAGGGGCAGCTTATCGTCATGATCGTCATCATGAGCGTTTTGACGTCCACTTTGGAGGAATGCCTTGGCTGGACTGGCTTCATAGCACCGACGAACGAAAgaggctggagaagaagaataagtgA